In Syngnathus acus chromosome 5, fSynAcu1.2, whole genome shotgun sequence, a genomic segment contains:
- the smpd4 gene encoding sphingomyelin phosphodiesterase 4 isoform X1 — MAAPSLQHPGFLLANLKVDSPNKTLAQRCQDLIKIIDDYHAKELHAIFSWLVESVFGSLDGVLGGWNLRLLHSRCGDFAPIVDFLKPSGPMMKLVYKLQAEEYKYEVPVNYLPAPVKTSIQEGVLPDCPLFHNRPHFPMSGILTLNMALNPFEFFIFYFASCLITPKNLPGSQHVGTTDSAYFVLADMYLKYFLPTEGSVPPSPFSDSKGSVSTPAQRSANISLVGHGLHSPSLLKHHIFLQPSVNADPAAQEIWRSETLLQMLVEVWLHHYSLKMYQKLQSPQVKLALLQYRLSMSSMPCQPHIPPGPGSLHTYQEPFSPSEEHVLAVRLLVKHLHAFSNSLKPEQPSASPTHSHAQAGPLEEFKRVALQRFVQQKLFLFLQHCFGHWPLDASFRAVLETWLSFIQPWRYAGDKRAPLPADSGRCDPDKWESFVQENLLVYTKLFQVFLNRAVRMDLVNAKNALMLFRVAKVFCQPDLADMIHKAEQLFLEPELVPHHRQPRGYLTPGQGGSFLSSRQRITTDAVFRVKSHVYALEGQDCQYKQMFGPELRAAVVRLIQVVAQARHTAKRISDRSCQAAASKSLLSWLTAPSSDSSIGLCGVEADENNECLRKTHEFLDRALENLCTVFKLNQGQLTQLTAISTSSEDDGQSERLPDCVVGDRGLVLTDLGRMQIINGLRRFDIQFQGDPELQPIRSYENALLVRFLYRMSSLLNAQFEGPLTELCSRTDFAGRLCQHYLTSPDPAVLARTPGSPRFWDRKRRVGVSLRPLASYRTILLLGFAYAAGAFLSFGPVSSTLLILAAVFLHGVAVMLWAEKWKRH; from the exons ATGGCAGCTCCAAGCTTACAGCACCCTGGCTTCCTCCTG GCCAACCTCAAAGTGGACTCACCCAACAAGACTTTGGCTCAGCGATGCCAGGACCTCATCAAGATCATTGATGATTATCATGCAAAG GAGCTGCACGCCATCTTCTCCTGGCTGGTGGAGAGCGTCTTTGGAAGTCTGGACGGCGTCCTGGGAGGATGGAACCTTCGCCTTCTCCATTCGCGATGCGGCGACTTTGCACCAATTGTGGACTTCCTGAAGCCTAG TGGGCCCATGATGAAACTGGTCTACAAACTTCAAGCAGAGGAATACAAATACGAAGTGCCCGTCAATTATCTGCCG GCGCCGGTGAAGACATCCATCCAGGAAGGTGTCCTTCCCGACTGTCCGCTCTTTCACAACCGACCACACTTTCCCATGTCTGGCATACTGACTCTCAACATGGCGCTGA ATCCGTTTGAGTTCTTCATCTTCTACTTTGCCTCCTGCCTTATTACGCCTAAG AACTTGCCTGGGAGCCAACATGTCGGGACTACTGACAGCGCCTACTTTGTGCTGGCGGACATGTACCTCAAGTACTTCCTGCCTACTGAAGGAAGCGTGCCCCCCTCACCGTTTTCAGACAGCAAGGGCTCCGTCAGCACGCCGGCTCAGAG GTCGGCCAACATCTCGCTGGTGGGACACGGCCTCCACAGTCCCAGTCTGCTGAAGCATCACATCTTCCTTCAGCCTTCCGTCAACGCCGACCCCGCCGCCCAGGAAATCTGGAGGTCTGAAACGCTGCTGCAG ATGCTGGTAGAGGTGTGGCTGCATCACTATTCTTTAAAGATGTACCAGAAGCTGCAGTCGCCCCAGGTGAAG CTGGCGCTGCTCCAGTACCGCCTCAGTATGTCCAGCATGCCGTGCCAACCGCATATCCCGCCAGGCCCGGGGAGCCTCCACACATACCAA GAGCCATTCAGTCCGAGCGAGGAGCACGTCTTGGCCGTGCGTCTGCTGGTCAAACACCTGCACGCCTTCTCCAACAGCCTGAAGCCGGAGCAGCCGTCGGCCTCCCCGACCCACTCGCATGCCCAGGCCGGCCCCTTGGAGGAGTTTAAGAG AGTTGCGCTGCAGCGTTTTGTGCAGCAGAAGCTCTTCTTGTTCCTGCAGCACTGCTTCGGCCACTGGCCTCTGGACGCTTCCTTCCGAGCG GTGCTGGAAACGTGGCTGAGCTTCATCCAGCCGTGGAGGTACGCTGGTGACAAGAGGGCCCCCCTGCCGGCGGACAGCGGCCGATGTGACCCTGACAAATG GGAGTCCTTTGTTCAGGAGAACCTGCTGGTTTACACCAAACTATTCCAGGTGTTCCTCAACAGAGCCGTGCGCATGGACCTGGTCAACGCCAAGAACGCGCTGATGCTCTTCCGAGTGGCCAAAGTCTTCTGTCAGCCGGACCTCGCGGACATGATCCACAAGG CCGAGCAGCTGTTCCTGGAGCCGGAGCTGGTCCCCCATCACCGGCAGCCGCGAGGCTACCTGACTCCCGGGCAGGGAGGCAGCTTCCTATCGTCACGGCAACGCATCACCACCGACGCTGTGTTCCGGGTCAAGAGTCATGTGTACGCCTTGGAAGGCCAGGACTGCCAGTACAAGCAGATGTTCGGCCCCGAGCTGCGGGCTGCG GTGGTGAGATTGATCCAGGTGGTCGCGCAAGCCAGACACACGGCCAAACGGATCTCGGACCGCTCCTGCCAAGCGGCGGCTAGCAAGTCTTTGCTGTCATGGTTGACCGCGCCGTCCTCAGATTCCAGCATCGGTCTTTGTGGCGTCGAGGCGGACGAGAACAACGAGTGTCTGCGCAAGACTCACGAGTTCTTGGACCGAGCGCTGGAGAACCTGTGCACTGTCTTCAAG CTCAACCAGGGTCAGCTGACTCAGCTCACGGCCATCTCCACATCTTCTGAGGATGACGGCCAGTCCGAGCGGTTGCCCGACTGCGTCGTGGGAGACCGTGGCCTGGTCCTCACTGATTTGGGAAGGATGCAG ATCATCAATGGACTGCGCAGGTTCGACATTCAGTTCCAAGGTGACCCGGAGCTGCAGCCCATCAGGAGCTACGAGAACGCACTGCTGGTCAGGTTCTTGTACCGGATGTCGTCACTGCTCAACGCCCAA TTTGAAGGCCCCTTGACTGAGCTGTGCTCGCGGACGGACTTTGCCGGTCGCCTGTGTCAGCACTACCTGACAAGCCCCGACCCCGCAGTCCTGGCGAGGACTCCTGGGTCCCCTCGGTTCTGGGACAGGAAGCGGCGAGTTGGCGTCAGCTTGCGTCCGCTGGCCAGCTACAGGACCATCCTGCTCCTGGGCTTCGCCTACGCTGCCGGGGCCTTCTTGTCCTTCGGTCCCGTGTCTAGCACCCTCCTCATCCTTGCTGCCGTCTTCCTGCACGGGGTGGCCGTGATGTTGTGGGCGGAGAAATGGAAGAGACACTAG
- the smpd4 gene encoding sphingomyelin phosphodiesterase 4 isoform X2 produces the protein MAAPSLQHPGFLLANLKVDSPNKTLAQRCQDLIKIIDDYHAKELHAIFSWLVESVFGSLDGVLGGWNLRLLHSRCGDFAPIVDFLKPSGPMMKLVYKLQAEEYKYEVPVNYLPAPVKTSIQEGVLPDCPLFHNRPHFPMSGILTLNMALNPFEFFIFYFASCLITPKNLPGSQHVGTTDSAYFVLADMYLKYFLPTEGSVPPSPFSDSKGSVSTPAQRSANISLVGHGLHSPSLLKHHIFLQPSVNADPAAQEIWRSETLLQMLVEVWLHHYSLKMYQKLQSPQVKEPFSPSEEHVLAVRLLVKHLHAFSNSLKPEQPSASPTHSHAQAGPLEEFKRVALQRFVQQKLFLFLQHCFGHWPLDASFRAVLETWLSFIQPWRYAGDKRAPLPADSGRCDPDKWESFVQENLLVYTKLFQVFLNRAVRMDLVNAKNALMLFRVAKVFCQPDLADMIHKAEQLFLEPELVPHHRQPRGYLTPGQGGSFLSSRQRITTDAVFRVKSHVYALEGQDCQYKQMFGPELRAAVVRLIQVVAQARHTAKRISDRSCQAAASKSLLSWLTAPSSDSSIGLCGVEADENNECLRKTHEFLDRALENLCTVFKLNQGQLTQLTAISTSSEDDGQSERLPDCVVGDRGLVLTDLGRMQIINGLRRFDIQFQGDPELQPIRSYENALLVRFLYRMSSLLNAQFEGPLTELCSRTDFAGRLCQHYLTSPDPAVLARTPGSPRFWDRKRRVGVSLRPLASYRTILLLGFAYAAGAFLSFGPVSSTLLILAAVFLHGVAVMLWAEKWKRH, from the exons ATGGCAGCTCCAAGCTTACAGCACCCTGGCTTCCTCCTG GCCAACCTCAAAGTGGACTCACCCAACAAGACTTTGGCTCAGCGATGCCAGGACCTCATCAAGATCATTGATGATTATCATGCAAAG GAGCTGCACGCCATCTTCTCCTGGCTGGTGGAGAGCGTCTTTGGAAGTCTGGACGGCGTCCTGGGAGGATGGAACCTTCGCCTTCTCCATTCGCGATGCGGCGACTTTGCACCAATTGTGGACTTCCTGAAGCCTAG TGGGCCCATGATGAAACTGGTCTACAAACTTCAAGCAGAGGAATACAAATACGAAGTGCCCGTCAATTATCTGCCG GCGCCGGTGAAGACATCCATCCAGGAAGGTGTCCTTCCCGACTGTCCGCTCTTTCACAACCGACCACACTTTCCCATGTCTGGCATACTGACTCTCAACATGGCGCTGA ATCCGTTTGAGTTCTTCATCTTCTACTTTGCCTCCTGCCTTATTACGCCTAAG AACTTGCCTGGGAGCCAACATGTCGGGACTACTGACAGCGCCTACTTTGTGCTGGCGGACATGTACCTCAAGTACTTCCTGCCTACTGAAGGAAGCGTGCCCCCCTCACCGTTTTCAGACAGCAAGGGCTCCGTCAGCACGCCGGCTCAGAG GTCGGCCAACATCTCGCTGGTGGGACACGGCCTCCACAGTCCCAGTCTGCTGAAGCATCACATCTTCCTTCAGCCTTCCGTCAACGCCGACCCCGCCGCCCAGGAAATCTGGAGGTCTGAAACGCTGCTGCAG ATGCTGGTAGAGGTGTGGCTGCATCACTATTCTTTAAAGATGTACCAGAAGCTGCAGTCGCCCCAGGTGAAG GAGCCATTCAGTCCGAGCGAGGAGCACGTCTTGGCCGTGCGTCTGCTGGTCAAACACCTGCACGCCTTCTCCAACAGCCTGAAGCCGGAGCAGCCGTCGGCCTCCCCGACCCACTCGCATGCCCAGGCCGGCCCCTTGGAGGAGTTTAAGAG AGTTGCGCTGCAGCGTTTTGTGCAGCAGAAGCTCTTCTTGTTCCTGCAGCACTGCTTCGGCCACTGGCCTCTGGACGCTTCCTTCCGAGCG GTGCTGGAAACGTGGCTGAGCTTCATCCAGCCGTGGAGGTACGCTGGTGACAAGAGGGCCCCCCTGCCGGCGGACAGCGGCCGATGTGACCCTGACAAATG GGAGTCCTTTGTTCAGGAGAACCTGCTGGTTTACACCAAACTATTCCAGGTGTTCCTCAACAGAGCCGTGCGCATGGACCTGGTCAACGCCAAGAACGCGCTGATGCTCTTCCGAGTGGCCAAAGTCTTCTGTCAGCCGGACCTCGCGGACATGATCCACAAGG CCGAGCAGCTGTTCCTGGAGCCGGAGCTGGTCCCCCATCACCGGCAGCCGCGAGGCTACCTGACTCCCGGGCAGGGAGGCAGCTTCCTATCGTCACGGCAACGCATCACCACCGACGCTGTGTTCCGGGTCAAGAGTCATGTGTACGCCTTGGAAGGCCAGGACTGCCAGTACAAGCAGATGTTCGGCCCCGAGCTGCGGGCTGCG GTGGTGAGATTGATCCAGGTGGTCGCGCAAGCCAGACACACGGCCAAACGGATCTCGGACCGCTCCTGCCAAGCGGCGGCTAGCAAGTCTTTGCTGTCATGGTTGACCGCGCCGTCCTCAGATTCCAGCATCGGTCTTTGTGGCGTCGAGGCGGACGAGAACAACGAGTGTCTGCGCAAGACTCACGAGTTCTTGGACCGAGCGCTGGAGAACCTGTGCACTGTCTTCAAG CTCAACCAGGGTCAGCTGACTCAGCTCACGGCCATCTCCACATCTTCTGAGGATGACGGCCAGTCCGAGCGGTTGCCCGACTGCGTCGTGGGAGACCGTGGCCTGGTCCTCACTGATTTGGGAAGGATGCAG ATCATCAATGGACTGCGCAGGTTCGACATTCAGTTCCAAGGTGACCCGGAGCTGCAGCCCATCAGGAGCTACGAGAACGCACTGCTGGTCAGGTTCTTGTACCGGATGTCGTCACTGCTCAACGCCCAA TTTGAAGGCCCCTTGACTGAGCTGTGCTCGCGGACGGACTTTGCCGGTCGCCTGTGTCAGCACTACCTGACAAGCCCCGACCCCGCAGTCCTGGCGAGGACTCCTGGGTCCCCTCGGTTCTGGGACAGGAAGCGGCGAGTTGGCGTCAGCTTGCGTCCGCTGGCCAGCTACAGGACCATCCTGCTCCTGGGCTTCGCCTACGCTGCCGGGGCCTTCTTGTCCTTCGGTCCCGTGTCTAGCACCCTCCTCATCCTTGCTGCCGTCTTCCTGCACGGGGTGGCCGTGATGTTGTGGGCGGAGAAATGGAAGAGACACTAG
- the smpd4 gene encoding sphingomyelin phosphodiesterase 4 isoform X3: MMKLVYKLQAEEYKYEVPVNYLPAPVKTSIQEGVLPDCPLFHNRPHFPMSGILTLNMALNPFEFFIFYFASCLITPKNLPGSQHVGTTDSAYFVLADMYLKYFLPTEGSVPPSPFSDSKGSVSTPAQRSANISLVGHGLHSPSLLKHHIFLQPSVNADPAAQEIWRSETLLQMLVEVWLHHYSLKMYQKLQSPQVKLALLQYRLSMSSMPCQPHIPPGPGSLHTYQEPFSPSEEHVLAVRLLVKHLHAFSNSLKPEQPSASPTHSHAQAGPLEEFKRVALQRFVQQKLFLFLQHCFGHWPLDASFRAVLETWLSFIQPWRYAGDKRAPLPADSGRCDPDKWESFVQENLLVYTKLFQVFLNRAVRMDLVNAKNALMLFRVAKVFCQPDLADMIHKAEQLFLEPELVPHHRQPRGYLTPGQGGSFLSSRQRITTDAVFRVKSHVYALEGQDCQYKQMFGPELRAAVVRLIQVVAQARHTAKRISDRSCQAAASKSLLSWLTAPSSDSSIGLCGVEADENNECLRKTHEFLDRALENLCTVFKLNQGQLTQLTAISTSSEDDGQSERLPDCVVGDRGLVLTDLGRMQIINGLRRFDIQFQGDPELQPIRSYENALLVRFLYRMSSLLNAQFEGPLTELCSRTDFAGRLCQHYLTSPDPAVLARTPGSPRFWDRKRRVGVSLRPLASYRTILLLGFAYAAGAFLSFGPVSSTLLILAAVFLHGVAVMLWAEKWKRH; the protein is encoded by the exons ATGATGAAACTGGTCTACAAACTTCAAGCAGAGGAATACAAATACGAAGTGCCCGTCAATTATCTGCCG GCGCCGGTGAAGACATCCATCCAGGAAGGTGTCCTTCCCGACTGTCCGCTCTTTCACAACCGACCACACTTTCCCATGTCTGGCATACTGACTCTCAACATGGCGCTGA ATCCGTTTGAGTTCTTCATCTTCTACTTTGCCTCCTGCCTTATTACGCCTAAG AACTTGCCTGGGAGCCAACATGTCGGGACTACTGACAGCGCCTACTTTGTGCTGGCGGACATGTACCTCAAGTACTTCCTGCCTACTGAAGGAAGCGTGCCCCCCTCACCGTTTTCAGACAGCAAGGGCTCCGTCAGCACGCCGGCTCAGAG GTCGGCCAACATCTCGCTGGTGGGACACGGCCTCCACAGTCCCAGTCTGCTGAAGCATCACATCTTCCTTCAGCCTTCCGTCAACGCCGACCCCGCCGCCCAGGAAATCTGGAGGTCTGAAACGCTGCTGCAG ATGCTGGTAGAGGTGTGGCTGCATCACTATTCTTTAAAGATGTACCAGAAGCTGCAGTCGCCCCAGGTGAAG CTGGCGCTGCTCCAGTACCGCCTCAGTATGTCCAGCATGCCGTGCCAACCGCATATCCCGCCAGGCCCGGGGAGCCTCCACACATACCAA GAGCCATTCAGTCCGAGCGAGGAGCACGTCTTGGCCGTGCGTCTGCTGGTCAAACACCTGCACGCCTTCTCCAACAGCCTGAAGCCGGAGCAGCCGTCGGCCTCCCCGACCCACTCGCATGCCCAGGCCGGCCCCTTGGAGGAGTTTAAGAG AGTTGCGCTGCAGCGTTTTGTGCAGCAGAAGCTCTTCTTGTTCCTGCAGCACTGCTTCGGCCACTGGCCTCTGGACGCTTCCTTCCGAGCG GTGCTGGAAACGTGGCTGAGCTTCATCCAGCCGTGGAGGTACGCTGGTGACAAGAGGGCCCCCCTGCCGGCGGACAGCGGCCGATGTGACCCTGACAAATG GGAGTCCTTTGTTCAGGAGAACCTGCTGGTTTACACCAAACTATTCCAGGTGTTCCTCAACAGAGCCGTGCGCATGGACCTGGTCAACGCCAAGAACGCGCTGATGCTCTTCCGAGTGGCCAAAGTCTTCTGTCAGCCGGACCTCGCGGACATGATCCACAAGG CCGAGCAGCTGTTCCTGGAGCCGGAGCTGGTCCCCCATCACCGGCAGCCGCGAGGCTACCTGACTCCCGGGCAGGGAGGCAGCTTCCTATCGTCACGGCAACGCATCACCACCGACGCTGTGTTCCGGGTCAAGAGTCATGTGTACGCCTTGGAAGGCCAGGACTGCCAGTACAAGCAGATGTTCGGCCCCGAGCTGCGGGCTGCG GTGGTGAGATTGATCCAGGTGGTCGCGCAAGCCAGACACACGGCCAAACGGATCTCGGACCGCTCCTGCCAAGCGGCGGCTAGCAAGTCTTTGCTGTCATGGTTGACCGCGCCGTCCTCAGATTCCAGCATCGGTCTTTGTGGCGTCGAGGCGGACGAGAACAACGAGTGTCTGCGCAAGACTCACGAGTTCTTGGACCGAGCGCTGGAGAACCTGTGCACTGTCTTCAAG CTCAACCAGGGTCAGCTGACTCAGCTCACGGCCATCTCCACATCTTCTGAGGATGACGGCCAGTCCGAGCGGTTGCCCGACTGCGTCGTGGGAGACCGTGGCCTGGTCCTCACTGATTTGGGAAGGATGCAG ATCATCAATGGACTGCGCAGGTTCGACATTCAGTTCCAAGGTGACCCGGAGCTGCAGCCCATCAGGAGCTACGAGAACGCACTGCTGGTCAGGTTCTTGTACCGGATGTCGTCACTGCTCAACGCCCAA TTTGAAGGCCCCTTGACTGAGCTGTGCTCGCGGACGGACTTTGCCGGTCGCCTGTGTCAGCACTACCTGACAAGCCCCGACCCCGCAGTCCTGGCGAGGACTCCTGGGTCCCCTCGGTTCTGGGACAGGAAGCGGCGAGTTGGCGTCAGCTTGCGTCCGCTGGCCAGCTACAGGACCATCCTGCTCCTGGGCTTCGCCTACGCTGCCGGGGCCTTCTTGTCCTTCGGTCCCGTGTCTAGCACCCTCCTCATCCTTGCTGCCGTCTTCCTGCACGGGGTGGCCGTGATGTTGTGGGCGGAGAAATGGAAGAGACACTAG
- the LOC119123438 gene encoding uncharacterized protein LOC119123438 gives MEGATQPVPEKLDLDDLIKLCFRFAFSNKEILAVLAHNAQTIISIRTLKRTCKRLGLFRRKNQSDLGDVLAFVQHEILTCGQMQGYRWLHLRAIQKGFVVSQDTIRQIIKLVDPVGVELRRARRLRRRQYSCRGPNALWHMDGYDKLKPYGICIHGCIDGFSRYVLWAEAYTTNNDPKVIASYFIKTVSRIGGCPERIRADRGTENGCVEQMQVCLRQNHSDNFAGEKSFLYGRSTANQRIEGWWSILRKQSAQFWINLFQTLQEDGHYTGDFLDKSLIQFCFLNLVQDELDEVVNTWSSHKIRPRLNGDTASGRPVVMYSFPAMHSAEDRLKPTGMQDITACMEECTPKCQFPCDETVFELCCLLMEENEWHAPSDPLHASDLYLMLREELLKIV, from the exons ATGGAGGGTGCAACTCAACCAGTGCCTGAAAAGCTGGATTTGGATGACTTAATCAAGCTATGCTTTAGATTTGCATTCAGCAACAAGGAAATACTTGCAGTTTTAGCACATAATGCTCAGACTATTATAAGTATTCGGACTCTGAAGAGAACTTGTAAAAGACTCGGTCTGTTCCGAAGAAAGAATCAGTCGGACCTGGGAGATGTGTTGGCTTTTGTCCAGCATGAAATCCTGACTTGTGGCCAGATGCAAGGTTATCGCTGGCTTCATCTACGTGCGATTCAAAAAGGATTTGTTGTCTCACAAGATACAATAAGACAAATTATAAAATTGGTTGACCCAGTCGGCGTGGAATTAAGAAGAGCACGACGCCTTAGAAGACGCCAGTACAGCTGCAGAGGCCCAAATGCTCTTTGGCACATGGATGGCTATGATAAATTAAAACCGTATGGGATTTGCATCCATGGTTGTATTGATGGGTTTAGCCGGTATGTGTTATGGGCAGAGGCCTATACCACAAACAATGATCCCAAGGTGATTGCAAGTTATTTTATCAAAACAGTTTCGCGCATTGGTGGATGTCCAGAGAGGATCCGTGCAGACAGGGGCACAGAAAATGGTTGTGTTGAACAGATGCAAGTGTGTTTGCGACAAAACCACTCTGACAATTTTGCTGGGGAGAAAAGTTTTCTTTACGGGAGAAGTACTGCCAATCAGCGCATTGAAGGGTGGTGGTCCATCCTTCGCAAACAGAGCGCACAGTTCTggattaatttatttcaaactcTTCAGGAGGATGGTCACTACACAGGAGATTTTCTGGATAAAAGTCTTATCCAGTTCTGCTTTCTTAATCTTGTGCag gatgagctggatgaagttgtGAACACATGGAgctcacacaaaataagaccaaGGTTGAACGGTGATACAGCTTCAGGCCGGCCAGTCGTCATGTATTCATTCCCTGCCATGCACAGTGCCGAGGATCGACTGAAACCCACTGGAATGCAAGATATCACTGCGTGTATGGAAGAGTGCACTCCAAAATGCCAGTTTCCTTGCGATGAAACTGTATTTGAACTGTGTTGTCTGCTAATGGAGGAAAATGAATGGCACGCTCCATCAGATCCATTGCATGCAAGTGACTTGTATCTTATGTTGAGAGAGGAATTACTGAAGATTGTTTGA